One segment of Sesamum indicum cultivar Zhongzhi No. 13 linkage group LG4, S_indicum_v1.0, whole genome shotgun sequence DNA contains the following:
- the LOC105161325 gene encoding pentatricopeptide repeat-containing protein At1g07740, mitochondrial, with amino-acid sequence MSYPISEIRRFRRYVGLRSLQGAVRLFWMAGAICACPFQSRPFSTKQTYKVLDASSKSRPHKPTRSQHRTSIAFLDHLKQCRDPDEFLTIFHDYYELGYKHDYPSYASLIYKLARARKFEDIEVVLDFLKTSDIKCGESLFVGLIRHYGKANLIDKAVEVFREIGRSFNCVRTVQSFNTILNVLVDSGRVCEATELFEQGPKMGFKLNSVSFNIMVKMWLEKGDWEKARKIFDEMLEREVEPTVVTYNSQIGFLCKRGDVDEAKRFLEDMWRKGKRGNAVTYSLLMEGLCASGNFKEAKKMMFDMEYQGCKVQLVNYGVLMTDLARRGLIDEAKGLLAEMKKRRIKPDVVMYNILIDHFCKVGAVSEAYKVLVDMQVKGCKPNAATYRMVVDGFCKVQDFVGGLNVLNAMLNSGHFPRTETFCSLFIGLGKNAKIDDASFILEEMKKRKISLDSDSWEILLRETCIDDKFVTRCLADVLCYEEKNEWGFGLSSAVLSSS; translated from the coding sequence ATGAGCTATCCGATATCTGAAATCCGGAGGTTTCGGCGTTATGTGGGACTCCGAAGTCTTCAAGGTGCGGTGAGACTGTTCTGGATGGCTGGAGCAATCTGCGCCTGCCCCTTCCAAAGCAGACCTTTTAGTACGAAACAAACTTACAAGGTTCTTGACGCCAGTTCAAAATCACGCCCTCACAAGCCCACGAGAAGCCAACATCGGACATCCATCGCATTTCTTGATCATCTCAAGCAGTGCCGAGACCCCGACGAATTTCTCACTATTTTCCACGATTACTATGAGTTGGGCTACAAACATGACTATCCTTCTTATGCTTCTCTCATCTACAAACTTGCTCGTGCCAGAAAATTTGAGGACATCGAAGTGGTTTTGGATTTCCTTAAGACGAGTGATATCAAATGCGGGGAATCTCTGTTTGTTGGCTTGATTCGGCATTATGGAAAAGCCAATTTGATTGACAAGGCTGTCGAGGTTTTCCGTGAGATAGGAAGGTCATTCAACTGTGTGCGTACGGTGCAATCTTTTAACACgattttgaatgttttagTTGATAGTGGACGAGTTTGTGAGGCTACTGAGTTATTTGAGCAGGGTCCCAAGATGGGATTCAAGTTGAATTCGGTTTCGTTCAATATTATGGTCAAAATGTGGCTGGAGAAGGGCGACTGGGAGAAGGCGaggaaaatatttgatgaaatgctTGAAAGAGAGGTGGAGCCTACAGTTGTGACTTACAATTCTCAGATTGGGTTTTTATGCAAAAGGGGTGATGTGGATGAGGCCAAACGATTTCTTGAGGATATGTGGAGGAAGGGGAAGCGAGGCAATGCAGTGACTTATTCTTTGTTAATGGAAGGTTTATGTGCTTCAGGAAACTTTAAGGAAGCGAAGAAAATGATGTTTGATATGGAGTACCAGGGGTGCAAAGTGCAGCTTGTGAATTATGGTGTTTTGATGACTGACCTTGCAAGGAGAGGATTAATAGATGAAGCAAAAGGTTTGCTTGCTGAGATGAAAAAAAGGCGGATCAAACCAGATGTGGTTATGTATAATATACTGATTGATCATTTCTGTAAAGTAGGTGCAGTTTCGGAGGCGTATAAAGTATTGGTTGATATGCAAGTTAAGGGCTGCAAGCCTAATGCTGCCACTTACAGGATGGTGGTTGATGGTTTCTGCAAAGTTCAGGATTTCGTGGGAGGTTTAAACGTCTTGAATGCAATGCTAAATAGTGGACATTTTCCTCGAACTGAAACTTTCTGTTCTCTGTTTATTGGGTTGGGTAAGAATGCAAAAATAGATGATGCGAGTTTTATTTTGGAGGagatgaaaaagagaaagataaGTTTAGATTCCGACTCATGGGAAATCCTACTTAGAGAAACCTGTATAGATGATAAATTTGTTACAAGGTGTTTGGCTGATGTTCTTTGTtatgaagagaaaaatgagTGGGGATTTGGACTGTCATCGGCTGTTCTTTCGTCCAGTTGA